The Ammoniphilus sp. CFH 90114 genome contains a region encoding:
- a CDS encoding MFS transporter, whose protein sequence is MGSNQLQGRWYFGWNIVAACSILTLITVGTRLGIGPFVKPILDDLGMDRTELSVIIAIGMLVYGLGMPLAGRLLDSLGTRNVLLIGVGLVVLSIIWTYFSHDMLSFALAYGVLLSLGLSFTSPVTVTPVVSRWFTKQRGKALFYLSTGSMAGIAIMTPIFTLLIDLVGWRNTLLLLAVIFIVIAVPSAIFIIRDEVPEGGDALSGKSGGSSSNKGQEPRILSSWTEALKTRPFWQVAFGLFVCGFSMNLLGSHGVPMLTDHHFSNVTASFGVGIIGIVAMVSTVFLGSVSDRIPRRSMLSLIYFIRGLGFLGLVLVMTPWQLYLVATIGGLVWAGSAALSSAILGDVYGVRWVGILYGWAYFIHQIGGAMGSFLGGWSYEQFGTHLVSYSITTFLLVLASVVSFQIPSQLHLPKQQDLPLKATL, encoded by the coding sequence TTGGGTAGCAATCAATTACAAGGAAGATGGTACTTTGGCTGGAACATTGTAGCCGCTTGTTCCATACTCACACTCATAACGGTAGGGACTCGGTTAGGCATTGGGCCGTTTGTCAAACCAATCTTAGATGACTTAGGAATGGATAGAACCGAACTCTCGGTCATTATCGCCATTGGCATGTTGGTTTATGGACTAGGCATGCCGTTGGCAGGGAGACTGTTGGATTCATTGGGGACACGCAACGTTCTGCTGATTGGCGTGGGGTTGGTCGTGTTATCTATTATTTGGACGTATTTTTCTCATGACATGCTGAGTTTTGCCCTTGCTTACGGCGTGCTGCTCTCGTTGGGCTTGTCTTTTACCAGTCCGGTGACCGTGACTCCCGTAGTGAGTAGATGGTTTACAAAGCAAAGAGGAAAGGCGCTGTTTTACCTGTCAACCGGCTCCATGGCAGGAATTGCGATTATGACTCCCATTTTTACCCTATTGATTGATCTTGTCGGGTGGCGCAACACCTTGCTGTTGCTCGCCGTCATCTTTATCGTGATCGCTGTGCCTTCCGCTATTTTTATCATTCGCGATGAAGTGCCTGAGGGAGGAGATGCCTTGTCAGGAAAATCGGGGGGCTCATCCTCTAACAAAGGACAAGAACCACGGATACTGTCCTCTTGGACGGAGGCGCTTAAGACACGTCCGTTTTGGCAAGTGGCTTTTGGTTTGTTTGTCTGCGGCTTCAGTATGAATCTGCTTGGCTCGCATGGCGTGCCCATGCTGACAGATCATCATTTTTCTAATGTCACCGCTTCATTCGGGGTCGGGATCATTGGTATTGTAGCCATGGTCAGTACGGTGTTCTTGGGTTCTGTTTCAGATCGCATTCCTCGTCGAAGTATGCTGAGTTTGATTTATTTTATACGTGGATTGGGTTTCTTAGGACTCGTGTTGGTGATGACTCCATGGCAGTTATACTTGGTGGCTACGATCGGAGGGTTGGTTTGGGCAGGCAGCGCGGCACTGTCTTCTGCGATTCTTGGAGATGTCTACGGTGTGAGATGGGTGGGTATCTTATATGGTTGGGCCTATTTCATCCATCAGATCGGGGGGGCAATGGGTTCTTTTCTAGGGGGATGGAGCTATGAACAGTTCGGTACACACCTAGTTTCCTATAGTATCACCACCTTCTTATTAGTTTTGGCGAGTGTGGTATCTTTCCAGATACCCTCTCAGCTTCATTTGCCAAAACAGCAGGATTTGCCTCTAAAGGCTACATTATAA
- a CDS encoding LysR family transcriptional regulator → MELRQLFYFVEVARLKNYTRAAERLKIAQPALSQQIGNLEQELGVKLFKRTGRGVTLTEPGEQFYIGAERTLAEAQRAKDSVKEFINYPNGKIRIGALESLVQTRLPSLLVAFGKEYPGIKVFIRENTTEPLLEDLQKGELDLALGHSLDVTYSPHLVRLAAQTGISSKPLYQDELVLAVAKGHPLERRKIISIGELREESFVSFKEGSGIRSQLLATCLREGFEPLIAYECASPRTLVAKGLGVSILPRLMAESPGPTISILPLDPPLSRWVSVFYIEGRYLSPCTKVFLDFVERHLV, encoded by the coding sequence ATGGAGCTTAGACAGCTATTTTACTTCGTCGAAGTAGCTAGACTTAAAAATTATACAAGAGCAGCTGAGCGGCTAAAGATAGCCCAACCGGCGCTCTCGCAACAGATCGGGAATTTGGAACAGGAGCTCGGCGTTAAGCTCTTTAAACGAACCGGGAGAGGGGTAACGCTAACAGAGCCTGGAGAACAATTCTATATTGGTGCTGAAAGGACCCTAGCAGAGGCGCAAAGAGCAAAAGACTCCGTTAAAGAGTTCATAAACTATCCAAACGGGAAGATTAGGATAGGAGCTTTAGAGTCTCTAGTGCAAACTAGATTGCCGAGCTTGTTGGTCGCGTTCGGGAAAGAGTATCCTGGGATCAAAGTGTTTATTAGAGAAAATACGACTGAACCGTTGCTAGAGGATCTCCAGAAGGGGGAATTAGATCTCGCACTGGGCCACTCCTTGGATGTGACCTATTCACCGCATTTGGTAAGGTTAGCCGCGCAGACGGGGATTAGCTCCAAACCTCTTTATCAAGATGAATTGGTCTTGGCTGTCGCAAAAGGACATCCACTGGAGAGGAGAAAAATCATTTCTATCGGAGAGCTTAGGGAAGAATCATTTGTATCCTTTAAGGAGGGGTCCGGAATTCGTTCACAACTACTTGCAACGTGTCTTCGTGAAGGTTTCGAGCCGCTTATTGCCTATGAGTGCGCCTCTCCGCGAACCCTAGTGGCAAAAGGACTAGGCGTTTCGATACTCCCGCGTTTGATGGCGGAATCTCCGGGGCCAACCATTTCTATTTTACCCTTGGACCCTCCTCTTTCACGGTGGGTTTCTGTCTTTTACATTGAGGGACGCTATCTCTCACCGTGCACCAAAGTTTTCTTGGATTTTGTGGAGAGGCATCTCGTTTAA
- a CDS encoding NPCBM/NEW2 domain-containing protein, giving the protein MSTTSKNLSSETKELTSSFKASNGDSINGNGFIIGQGAKTIPGSLKVEYNLNKDYKIFEAVIAPSEQWTGKEDKNIGMVKIYQNGHLIYDSGNIASNRDPIPVRLSLVDVNQFRIEAYGRELGLLNAKFIK; this is encoded by the coding sequence ATGTCTACTACTTCTAAAAATTTGTCTTCAGAGACCAAAGAGCTGACTTCTTCTTTCAAGGCAAGCAATGGCGATTCGATTAATGGGAATGGTTTTATTATAGGACAGGGAGCTAAGACGATACCGGGATCGCTAAAGGTGGAATATAACTTAAACAAAGACTATAAAATCTTCGAAGCGGTGATTGCTCCTAGCGAGCAGTGGACGGGAAAAGAGGACAAAAACATTGGAATGGTTAAGATTTACCAAAACGGACATCTGATTTACGACAGTGGAAATATTGCTTCAAATAGGGATCCTATACCTGTAAGGCTAAGTTTAGTGGATGTGAATCAATTCCGAATTGAAGCTTATGGACGGGAATTAGGTTTATTAAATGCTAAATTCATAAAATAG
- a CDS encoding stalk domain-containing protein, translating to MSKGLRVRDFVSGVMVGAILFSGVAYAASTKIDVSFKPIKFFFEGEEKIAGSGEQGFVYNGRTYVPLRFMGESLGKEVTYYQGI from the coding sequence ATGTCTAAAGGATTAAGAGTAAGGGATTTCGTAAGTGGAGTCATGGTGGGGGCAATTTTATTTTCAGGAGTCGCCTATGCAGCATCGACTAAGATTGATGTGAGCTTTAAACCGATTAAGTTTTTTTTCGAGGGAGAAGAAAAAATAGCAGGTTCTGGTGAGCAAGGATTTGTCTATAATGGTAGAACCTATGTGCCTCTTCGCTTCATGGGAGAATCCCTAGGCAAAGAAGTGACTTATTATCAGGGCATTTAG
- a CDS encoding DUF1641 domain-containing protein, translating to MSAIITEKSLQWVNELSNPEVQEALTTLVQKLPQIKDAVVKMEQGLGMVTALAEDSQTINNIAEPLSHISKIALNKDNLDALLSLVEKLPRITQAVEMLEKVTPLFDLVTKKENIVSAVEVAGIIAAPVTERVQEGLSMAKEAKARAEQNRQDVGLFGLLRILKDPTVQDSLKFVQAFLEVLSEKKPYEPYAKK from the coding sequence ATGTCCGCTATAATTACAGAGAAGTCATTGCAATGGGTAAATGAATTATCGAATCCCGAGGTACAGGAAGCGTTAACTACACTGGTCCAGAAGCTTCCGCAGATTAAAGATGCCGTCGTCAAAATGGAGCAAGGTTTAGGTATGGTTACGGCCCTTGCTGAGGATAGCCAAACGATCAACAATATTGCTGAGCCATTGTCTCACATTTCTAAGATTGCCTTGAATAAGGACAATCTAGATGCTCTTCTGTCTCTCGTGGAGAAGCTGCCAAGAATCACTCAGGCGGTTGAAATGCTGGAAAAAGTGACTCCTTTGTTTGACCTTGTCACCAAAAAGGAAAACATCGTTTCAGCGGTTGAGGTTGCTGGGATTATCGCAGCGCCTGTAACCGAGCGTGTGCAAGAAGGCCTGTCTATGGCCAAGGAGGCCAAAGCAAGAGCGGAGCAGAACCGGCAGGATGTTGGATTATTTGGTCTTCTGCGAATCTTGAAGGATCCAACCGTTCAAGACAGTTTGAAGTTCGTCCAGGCTTTTCTAGAGGTACTTTCGGAGAAGAAGCCCTATGAGCCGTATGCAAAGAAATAA
- a CDS encoding EAL domain-containing protein has translation MSIKAKVATVFLLLVTVVLISNNALHYYSTKNILVENQKKLMEITAKEISIAIENSREGSKYIEDLIGEKLRVASLVAKYALSPQADQVTNEELQRLSKEIGVSHITLFQETEEDIIAVKSSDVKEVGIGSKEWGYWFDAFHQLLRGEEVTVPQGQKLPNYWAGPIDVSSSNPDHYDKWGYFYDGTTDYIIDPYVRDTQIQQFDEITGIKSFLDKTLQNNEFTLEITGFNPKAFGKEPIITQSNGISYVRKDDEPILFGNYSFKLESTDVALVNQAITTGKIQSLEAEINGKKVIKSFYPVLADKPYVIGLVNDYKLIEDVLSEQLYNNAIISIVILLIVFMVSYSLAGYLVRPVQYILQKVEEISKGDFSVRVERNSKDEIGLLSDGINTMSQNLESYTKQIRYQAEHDSLTNLPNRRAFTTQLQKHIEKADMNKDTIAVMFLDLDRFKSVNDGLGHTFGDQLLIAVANRMLDSLGQAYRIGGDEFTIILTDTSREEVGKMAQKILTMLNQPFTLDEHEVFVTTSIGISLFPTDGESVEHLVKNADIAMYRAKEEGKNTYHFFNSELNEQLLKRTTLERELRKALQRNEFQLYYQPKVNMKTGQITGVEALIRWFHPEMGLVSPGEFIPIAEETGLIKSIGDWVLRTACAQNKLWQEQGYPPMRVAVNLSAQQFQQSNLIHTIMDVLEQTKLEAKYLEIEITENVAMSNADFVIEKLNKLKSLGIHLAIDDFGTGYSSLSYLKKFPIDTLKIDRSFIRDISKDIDNETIITTIIVMAHHLKLNIVAEGVEEEHQLSFLRQQNCHEIQGFLIARPLSVQDFERNFQNLQEVAAGYQS, from the coding sequence GTGTCGATTAAGGCAAAAGTAGCGACTGTATTTTTGTTGCTTGTAACCGTGGTTCTAATATCGAATAACGCGTTACACTACTATTCTACTAAGAATATATTGGTAGAAAACCAGAAGAAGCTCATGGAGATTACCGCTAAAGAGATCAGCATTGCAATTGAAAATTCAAGAGAAGGTTCAAAATACATTGAGGATCTCATTGGAGAGAAGCTACGAGTGGCTTCCCTTGTAGCTAAGTATGCCCTTTCCCCCCAAGCAGATCAGGTAACGAATGAGGAATTACAGAGACTTAGTAAGGAAATTGGGGTCTCTCATATCACGTTATTTCAAGAAACAGAGGAAGATATCATTGCTGTAAAATCATCTGATGTTAAAGAAGTCGGTATTGGTTCAAAGGAATGGGGATATTGGTTTGACGCCTTTCATCAATTATTAAGAGGGGAAGAAGTAACGGTTCCCCAAGGGCAAAAACTCCCGAACTATTGGGCAGGACCGATTGATGTCTCTAGCTCTAATCCGGACCATTACGATAAATGGGGATATTTCTATGATGGTACAACCGACTATATTATAGATCCTTATGTACGAGATACTCAGATCCAACAATTTGATGAGATTACTGGGATAAAATCCTTTCTAGACAAAACACTACAAAATAACGAATTCACCCTAGAGATAACTGGCTTTAACCCGAAGGCCTTTGGGAAAGAACCCATTATTACTCAATCTAACGGCATATCTTATGTACGCAAAGATGACGAACCCATCCTATTTGGTAACTACAGCTTTAAGCTTGAATCCACCGATGTTGCTCTGGTGAACCAGGCCATTACAACAGGGAAAATACAAAGTCTTGAAGCAGAGATTAATGGCAAAAAGGTAATCAAAAGCTTCTATCCTGTACTCGCGGATAAGCCTTACGTTATTGGACTAGTAAATGACTATAAGCTCATCGAAGATGTGCTTAGTGAGCAACTATACAACAATGCGATCATCTCCATTGTTATTCTACTCATTGTCTTTATGGTTAGCTACTCCCTTGCCGGTTATTTAGTCAGACCCGTTCAGTACATCCTTCAAAAAGTAGAAGAAATTTCAAAAGGAGATTTCTCCGTTAGAGTGGAAAGAAATTCAAAAGACGAAATAGGTTTACTAAGTGACGGGATTAATACGATGTCGCAGAACTTGGAGAGTTATACGAAGCAAATTCGATATCAAGCAGAGCATGACTCTTTAACGAATCTTCCTAATCGACGTGCTTTCACTACTCAACTTCAGAAACATATCGAAAAAGCCGATATGAATAAAGATACGATAGCTGTGATGTTCCTTGATTTAGACCGTTTTAAATCCGTCAACGATGGATTAGGTCATACCTTCGGAGATCAGTTGTTGATAGCCGTTGCGAATAGAATGCTCGATTCTCTTGGACAAGCCTACCGGATCGGTGGAGATGAATTTACTATCATCTTAACGGATACTTCAAGAGAAGAAGTCGGCAAAATGGCCCAGAAGATCCTTACTATGCTTAATCAGCCTTTCACCTTGGATGAACATGAAGTTTTCGTAACCACAAGTATTGGGATCAGTTTGTTCCCAACTGATGGAGAAAGTGTTGAGCATCTTGTTAAGAATGCGGACATAGCCATGTACCGAGCAAAGGAAGAAGGTAAAAACACCTATCATTTCTTCAACTCGGAACTTAATGAACAGCTTCTTAAACGAACTACTCTGGAAAGAGAATTACGTAAAGCACTGCAGCGTAATGAATTTCAGCTCTATTACCAACCTAAAGTCAATATGAAGACGGGACAAATCACAGGGGTAGAAGCGCTGATCCGCTGGTTCCATCCGGAAATGGGCTTAGTTTCACCTGGAGAATTTATACCTATTGCTGAAGAGACAGGGTTAATTAAATCCATTGGGGACTGGGTACTCCGAACAGCATGTGCTCAAAATAAGCTCTGGCAAGAACAAGGATACCCTCCTATGCGTGTTGCTGTAAATCTATCAGCCCAGCAATTTCAGCAATCTAATCTCATCCACACGATTATGGATGTACTAGAACAAACGAAATTGGAAGCTAAATATTTAGAGATTGAAATTACAGAAAACGTAGCCATGAGCAATGCCGACTTTGTCATTGAAAAGCTGAATAAATTAAAATCATTAGGTATTCACCTTGCCATTGATGACTTTGGAACAGGATACTCTTCACTAAGTTATCTTAAAAAGTTTCCTATTGATACATTAAAGATTGATCGTTCCTTTATACGTGATATTTCTAAAGACATTGATAATGAGACCATTATCACAACCATCATTGTTATGGCTCACCACCTGAAACTAAACATTGTAGCCGAGGGTGTGGAAGAGGAGCATCAACTTTCCTTCCTAAGACAACAAAATTGTCACGAGATTCAAGGCTTTCTCATTGCTAGACCTCTATCCGTGCAAGATTTCGAAAGAAATTTCCAGAACCTACAAGAAGTTGCAGCAGGCTATCAATCATAG
- a CDS encoding SDR family oxidoreductase — protein sequence MNGVLYGKTVLITGGTRGLGKSISTLLAKEGASVLVTSRNAEPTLWKTPVKSGEIQDLHLDVTNEEEVKQVFEHLASVQGRLDILINNAGVGIFKSIEETTLTEWNEVIQTNLTGVFLCSREAFKTMKKQNGGRIINISSVAGYLPIPENGAYGSSKFGVRGLSAILNEEGKPYNIRVSIVSPGAIQTDMSKDRTSFCSEDMLQPEDVAETVLDISKRPLHVRIDEVKILPPKGIL from the coding sequence TTGAATGGTGTCTTATATGGAAAGACCGTATTAATTACTGGTGGAACTCGCGGCCTTGGGAAAAGCATCTCAACGCTCTTAGCTAAGGAAGGAGCTTCCGTCCTTGTAACTTCTAGAAATGCAGAACCAACCTTATGGAAGACCCCCGTGAAATCGGGGGAAATTCAAGATCTACACCTGGATGTAACGAACGAAGAAGAAGTAAAACAAGTGTTTGAGCACCTTGCTTCCGTTCAAGGACGATTAGACATCTTAATCAACAATGCAGGGGTAGGCATCTTTAAATCGATTGAGGAAACCACTCTGACCGAATGGAATGAAGTGATTCAAACGAATCTTACAGGTGTTTTCTTATGCTCACGAGAGGCTTTCAAAACTATGAAGAAGCAAAACGGCGGAAGGATTATTAATATAAGCTCTGTAGCCGGTTATCTTCCCATCCCTGAAAATGGGGCTTATGGGTCCTCTAAATTTGGTGTGCGGGGCCTCTCTGCGATTTTGAATGAAGAAGGAAAACCTTATAACATTCGCGTATCTATTGTAAGTCCTGGTGCTATTCAAACCGATATGAGTAAAGATCGAACTTCCTTTTGCAGTGAAGATATGCTACAACCAGAGGACGTGGCAGAGACGGTCCTAGATATTTCAAAGCGACCATTGCACGTACGCATCGATGAAGTCAAAATTCTACCTCCAAAAGGCATACTTTAA
- a CDS encoding SDR family NAD(P)-dependent oxidoreductase, protein MEKVAIVTGAGSGIGAATAKLLAKQNMAVAVLDLNEQSAMQIAEQIEWEGGRAFALRCDVGKKEDVEQAISITEKNWDTPLVLINNAGVGGPFHRVDQVSDDEWDWIINTNLKSVFLFTRNLLPKMKEAGFGRIVNVASIQGLLGSAHSSTYVASKHGMIGYTKTIAAEWGRYGITCNAICPGYVNSQLGIRPEDISDYYQRVMDKSPVQRVADPIEVASLIAHLVGEFGGYINGASYTIDGGISAHVGITSNLTE, encoded by the coding sequence ATGGAAAAAGTAGCTATTGTAACAGGAGCCGGAAGCGGTATTGGCGCCGCCACAGCAAAACTATTAGCCAAACAGAACATGGCCGTTGCTGTACTTGACTTAAATGAACAAAGCGCAATGCAAATCGCAGAACAAATTGAATGGGAAGGAGGGCGAGCCTTCGCCCTTCGCTGTGATGTCGGTAAAAAGGAAGATGTCGAGCAAGCCATCTCCATTACCGAAAAAAATTGGGACACTCCCCTCGTTCTAATTAATAACGCCGGAGTTGGCGGACCTTTTCATCGGGTTGACCAGGTTTCTGATGACGAATGGGATTGGATCATCAATACCAATTTAAAAAGCGTCTTCTTGTTTACTCGAAATCTTCTTCCCAAGATGAAAGAGGCTGGTTTTGGTCGTATCGTTAACGTTGCTTCCATTCAGGGACTCCTTGGTTCCGCCCACTCCTCTACCTATGTTGCCAGTAAGCACGGAATGATTGGATACACCAAAACAATTGCCGCAGAGTGGGGCCGATACGGCATTACTTGCAATGCGATATGTCCTGGGTATGTAAATAGTCAGTTAGGCATTCGTCCTGAAGACATCTCGGATTACTATCAGCGCGTAATGGATAAATCACCCGTGCAGCGAGTAGCTGACCCGATCGAGGTTGCTTCGTTAATTGCTCATTTAGTCGGGGAGTTTGGCGGATACATCAATGGCGCCTCCTATACCATTGACGGAGGAATCTCCGCTCATGTCGGCATCACTTCTAATTTAACAGAGTGA
- a CDS encoding sugar phosphate isomerase/epimerase, with the protein MKLSCQEHLVPGDTLIEKVKWLEEHEFQGIELWAFQIKDRVEEIKQVFNHTSIQMSALCGGYEGQLFGDSTESTQTAIAGVKELIQISSDIGCPGVIVVPSFGTSRSLGVLQPLPSITRSQVESFSTTLLDLAQVAQHYHIKLYVEAINRYESVCFNQLRDIVAAFELVSSPSLALLADTFHMSIEESSPTDSINQFQSSIGYVHLADTNRRAPGLGHMDFSSILQGLHAISYSGFMSLECFIQEEKELVQARDYVRGLI; encoded by the coding sequence GTGAAGTTATCCTGTCAAGAGCATCTCGTTCCTGGTGACACATTGATTGAAAAGGTAAAGTGGTTAGAAGAACATGAATTTCAAGGTATCGAGTTATGGGCATTTCAGATCAAGGACCGAGTAGAGGAAATAAAACAAGTATTCAACCACACCTCCATTCAAATGAGTGCTCTTTGCGGTGGGTATGAAGGTCAATTATTCGGCGATTCTACGGAGTCCACACAAACAGCCATAGCTGGTGTAAAAGAACTTATCCAAATTTCTAGCGACATCGGGTGTCCAGGGGTCATTGTCGTTCCCTCGTTTGGCACCTCTCGGTCCCTTGGGGTGCTTCAACCTCTTCCTTCTATAACAAGAAGCCAAGTGGAATCTTTTTCAACGACTCTTTTGGACCTTGCTCAAGTAGCACAACATTATCATATTAAACTATACGTTGAAGCTATCAACCGGTACGAAAGTGTTTGCTTTAACCAACTCAGAGACATCGTAGCTGCATTTGAACTTGTCTCATCTCCATCTCTTGCTTTACTAGCTGATACCTTTCATATGAGTATAGAAGAATCATCGCCTACTGACTCTATTAATCAATTCCAGTCCTCCATCGGCTATGTTCATTTAGCTGATACCAATAGACGTGCTCCTGGTTTAGGTCATATGGATTTTTCTAGTATACTTCAAGGGTTGCACGCAATAAGTTATAGTGGCTTTATGTCATTAGAGTGCTTCATTCAGGAGGAGAAAGAATTGGTACAGGCTAGGGACTATGTCAGAGGATTAATCTGA
- a CDS encoding GGDEF domain-containing protein has translation MGFHYDQAIYFSFKDPLTQAYNRRFVLRVFPKLVKKVNKEGSHFCLFILDCNNFKAINDNYGHKIGDKVLYHVSKVLMENTRTQDIVARWGGDEFLILTTMPTESAINSFQNRLHHEIAKLSHVMKLEISVSIGVSVSKGQLRSLQHMIQDTDKELYNQKQTLDRTEMQIIVQ, from the coding sequence TTGGGCTTTCACTATGATCAAGCCATCTACTTCTCTTTTAAGGATCCGTTGACACAAGCCTATAATAGAAGATTCGTGCTAAGGGTCTTCCCTAAGTTAGTAAAGAAAGTGAATAAGGAGGGCAGCCATTTCTGTTTATTTATCCTAGATTGCAATAATTTTAAAGCAATTAATGACAACTATGGGCACAAGATCGGCGACAAGGTTCTCTATCACGTGTCAAAGGTTCTGATGGAAAATACAAGAACTCAAGATATTGTCGCCCGTTGGGGTGGAGATGAGTTTCTCATTCTAACTACAATGCCAACAGAATCCGCGATCAACTCCTTCCAGAATCGTCTTCATCATGAGATAGCCAAGCTTTCTCATGTCATGAAGTTGGAGATTAGTGTCTCTATTGGAGTATCTGTCTCAAAGGGCCAACTAAGATCCCTTCAGCATATGATCCAAGATACTGATAAAGAGCTTTATAATCAAAAACAAACCCTTGATCGTACGGAAATGCAAATCATTGTTCAATAA
- a CDS encoding LysR family transcriptional regulator has protein sequence MNIDWIRCFIEVVENKSISKASEKLNLTQPAVSQQIKKLEDSLNIALS, from the coding sequence ATGAACATTGATTGGATTAGATGCTTTATTGAAGTTGTCGAGAACAAGAGTATATCTAAAGCAAGCGAGAAATTAAATCTAACCCAACCAGCCGTGAGCCAACAGATTAAAAAGCTTGAAGATTCACTTAATATTGCCCTGTCATAA
- a CDS encoding EthD family reductase, whose protein sequence is MIRITVTLPEPKDREGFDNHYFGTHLPLIKALPFVEEVTVNKVFESNNLEFTPYLIAQFSFKSKSMMEESLASSHGGQLYSDVENLMNFLSGPPRIVFSETLGN, encoded by the coding sequence ATGATTAGGATAACAGTAACCTTACCTGAACCAAAAGACCGAGAAGGATTTGATAATCATTACTTTGGAACACATCTTCCACTTATAAAGGCTCTCCCATTTGTTGAAGAGGTTACCGTAAATAAAGTGTTTGAAAGTAACAATCTTGAATTTACTCCTTACTTAATAGCACAGTTTAGTTTTAAAAGTAAGAGTATGATGGAAGAATCGCTAGCTTCTAGTCATGGAGGCCAATTATATAGTGATGTAGAAAATTTAATGAACTTTTTATCTGGACCTCCTCGTATTGTTTTCTCTGAGACCCTAGGAAACTAA
- a CDS encoding MBL fold metallo-hydrolase: MHIQKLQWAGIIVKSGDYSIVIDPLYHVNTGFFGEPLEKFYPLNEFERPNAVFVTHAHSDHFDYRAIGEFYGESIPVYLPIEALENAKKTNLTNVMGVNVKDTIEIGDLKVTATYSVDGLGDPQVAWVVSTADKKIIHCGDTLWHGYWWNISNEYGPFDVAFLPINAPVINDSDLIPSHQPICMNAEQAVSAAVVLRATTLIPIHFGAFHFPPNYISSEDSLPRLLDAASKNNVKTKLLNTKEWYQV, encoded by the coding sequence ATGCATATTCAAAAGCTTCAGTGGGCAGGTATTATTGTAAAGAGTGGGGATTATTCAATCGTTATTGATCCTCTTTATCATGTAAACACAGGATTCTTTGGGGAACCGCTTGAGAAGTTCTATCCACTAAATGAATTTGAACGACCTAATGCGGTTTTTGTTACACACGCACACTCTGATCACTTTGATTACAGGGCAATTGGAGAATTCTATGGCGAATCCATTCCTGTTTATCTTCCAATTGAAGCTTTAGAAAATGCTAAGAAGACAAATTTGACCAATGTAATGGGTGTGAACGTAAAGGATACAATTGAAATTGGTGACTTGAAAGTTACAGCTACTTATTCAGTAGATGGTTTAGGGGACCCTCAGGTTGCGTGGGTTGTTAGTACAGCGGACAAGAAAATTATTCACTGTGGGGATACGCTTTGGCATGGGTATTGGTGGAATATTTCAAATGAATACGGGCCGTTTGATGTAGCGTTTTTACCGATTAATGCTCCGGTGATCAACGATTCAGATCTCATTCCTAGTCATCAGCCTATTTGTATGAATGCTGAACAAGCTGTCTCTGCAGCAGTGGTATTGAGAGCTACTACCCTGATACCAATCCATTTTGGAGCTTTTCATTTCCCTCCTAATTACATTTCATCAGAAGATTCACTACCAAGATTATTGGATGCTGCAAGTAAAAACAATGTAAAAACTAAGTTATTAAATACAAAAGAATGGTATCAAGTATAA